One region of Pongo pygmaeus isolate AG05252 chromosome 21, NHGRI_mPonPyg2-v2.0_pri, whole genome shotgun sequence genomic DNA includes:
- the MMP24OS gene encoding protein MMP24OS: MGAQLSGGRGAPEPAQPQPQPQPQPQPAAPEGLEQPRPPPQPQPQPEPSPWGPLDDVRFLIACTSWY; the protein is encoded by the coding sequence ATGGGGGCTCAGCTAAGCGGCGGTCGCGGCGCCCCGGAGCCtgcgcagccccagccccagccccagccccagccccagcctgcgGCGCCGGAGGGCCTGGAACAGCCCCGGCCTccgccccagccccagccccagcccgaACCCAGCCCATGGGGGCCGCTGGACGACGTGCGCTTCCTCATCGCCTGCACTTCCTGGTACTGA
- the EIF6 gene encoding eukaryotic translation initiation factor 6 has product MAVRASFENNCEIGCFAKLTNTYCLVAIGGSENFYSVFEGELSDTIPVVHASIAGCRIIGRMCVGNRHGLLVPNNTTDQELQHIRNSLPDTVQIRRVEERLSALGNVTTCNDYVALVHPDLDRETEEILADVLKVEVFRQTVADQVLVGSYCVFSNQGGLVHPKTSIEDQDELSSLLQVPLVAGTVNRGSEVIAAGMVVNDWCAFCGLDTTSTELSVVESVFKLNEGQPSTIATSMRDSLVDSLT; this is encoded by the exons ATGGCGGTCCGAGCGTCGTTCGAGAACAACTGTGAGATCGGCTGCTTTGCCAAGCTCACCAACACCTACTGTCTGGTGGCGATCGGAGGCTCAGAGAACTTCTACAG TGTGTTCGAGGGCGAGCTCTCCGATACCATCCCCGTGGTGCACGCGTCTATCGCCGGCTGCCGCATCATCGGGCGCATGTGTGTGG GGAACAGGCACGGTCTCCTGGTGCCCAACAATACCACCGACCAGGAGTTGCAACACATTCGCAACAGCCTCCCAGACACAGTGCAGATTCGGCGGGTGGAGGAGCGGCTCTCAGCCTTGGGCAATGTCACCACCTGCAATGACTACGTGGCCTTGGTCCACCCAGACTTGGACAGG GAGACAGAAGAAATTCTGGCAGATGTGCTCAAGGTGGAAGTCTTCAGACAGACAGTGGCCGACCAGGTGCTAGTAGGAAGCTACTGTGTCTTCAGCAATCAGGGAGGGCTGGTGCATCCCAAGACTTCAATTGAAGACCAGGATGAGCTGTCCTCTCTTCTTCAAGTCCCCCTTGTG GCGGGGACTGTGAACCGAGGCAGTGAGGTGATTGCCGCTGGGATGGTGGTGAATGACTGGTGTGCCTTCTGTGGCCTGGACACAACCAGCACAGAGCTGTCAGTGGTAGAGAGTGTCTTCAAGCTGAATGAAGGCCAGCCTAGCACCATTGCCACCAGCATGCGGGATTCCCTCGTTGACAG cCTCACCTAG